A portion of the Stella humosa genome contains these proteins:
- a CDS encoding site-specific DNA-methyltransferase codes for MAKQTRPKIDRPSARVDRPSFAAFSGTIVQQPLARLTASRNNPRTHSDHQIAQLAASIEQFGFLAPILVDEAGRILAGHARTEAARRLGLRQVPTLRIDHLDEAQKRAYVIADNRLAELAGWDRDLLRLEFQDLLEIGFPVEITGYATVDIDQLVLETVSPAAKPDPDDVAPTASGPAVSRLGDLWQLGRHQLLCGNALDPVAYATLLGTTAAQMVFTDPPYNVPIRGHVSGTGRHREFAMASGEMGNAEFATFLASVCGLLARNSQDGAILYLCMDWRHLAELLTGVLSAGLELKNLCVWAKTNAGMGSFYRSQHELVVVAKNGQAPHINNFGLGEKGRYRTNLWTYPGVNSMRGEAAEDAAIHPTVKPVALVADAIRDCSRHDGVVLDPFCGSGTILMAAERTHRVARAMELDPLYVDAAIRRWQRRTGGIARHAGSGETFEAIEAARVAVHDHTEADQ; via the coding sequence TAATCCCCGTACCCACTCCGACCATCAAATCGCGCAGCTCGCCGCCAGCATCGAGCAGTTCGGGTTTCTGGCGCCGATCCTCGTGGATGAGGCGGGCCGCATTCTAGCCGGCCACGCGCGTACCGAGGCGGCTCGTCGCCTTGGATTGCGGCAGGTACCGACCTTGCGGATCGACCATCTGGATGAGGCCCAGAAACGGGCCTACGTCATCGCCGACAATCGTCTGGCCGAGCTCGCAGGCTGGGACCGTGACCTGCTTCGCCTTGAGTTTCAGGATCTGCTGGAGATCGGCTTTCCCGTCGAGATCACGGGCTACGCCACCGTCGATATCGACCAGCTGGTGCTCGAGACGGTATCGCCGGCAGCGAAGCCAGACCCAGACGATGTGGCACCTACGGCGAGCGGTCCGGCCGTCTCGCGGTTGGGCGATCTCTGGCAGCTTGGCCGGCACCAACTACTGTGTGGCAACGCGCTGGACCCTGTCGCCTACGCGACCTTGCTGGGCACCACGGCCGCACAGATGGTCTTCACCGACCCGCCCTATAACGTGCCGATCCGCGGGCACGTCTCCGGTACTGGCCGACACCGCGAGTTCGCCATGGCGTCGGGAGAGATGGGCAACGCGGAGTTCGCCACCTTCCTGGCATCTGTCTGCGGCCTGCTTGCACGCAACAGCCAGGATGGTGCCATCCTCTATCTGTGCATGGACTGGCGCCACCTGGCCGAGCTGCTTACAGGCGTTCTATCGGCCGGCCTGGAACTCAAGAACCTGTGCGTCTGGGCCAAGACCAACGCGGGGATGGGCAGCTTCTACCGGTCCCAGCACGAACTGGTCGTGGTCGCCAAGAACGGGCAAGCGCCGCACATCAACAACTTCGGCCTCGGCGAGAAGGGCCGCTACCGAACGAACCTCTGGACCTACCCTGGCGTGAACTCGATGCGAGGGGAGGCGGCCGAGGATGCTGCCATCCATCCAACCGTCAAACCGGTCGCATTGGTGGCCGACGCCATCCGCGACTGCTCTCGCCACGATGGCGTCGTGCTCGACCCCTTCTGCGGCAGCGGCACCATCCTGATGGCCGCTGAACGTACCCACCGGGTCGCGCGGGCGATGGAGCTCGATCCCCTCTACGTCGATGCCGCAATCCGTCGCTGGCAGCGGCGAACCGGTGGGATCGCTCGACATGCGGGCTCGGGTGAGACCTTCGAGGCCATCGAGGCCGCGCGCGTAGCCGTCCACGACCATACGGAGGCCGATCAATGA
- a CDS encoding DUF5681 domain-containing protein, translating to MNADDPVGYGRPPKATQFKKGKSGNPKGRPKGSRNLHTLMDEELQQRIQLSEGGKVRSLRKGEALVKSVVNKGIGGDIRAASKVLDIAAIQGSVAAVMQAPMTAEDWEAIAEFMDRVRSAPSVDAVIEALKETDA from the coding sequence ATGAATGCCGATGACCCGGTCGGGTACGGGCGCCCGCCCAAGGCGACACAATTCAAGAAGGGCAAATCCGGCAACCCGAAGGGCCGGCCGAAGGGAAGCCGCAACCTCCACACGCTGATGGACGAGGAGCTTCAGCAACGGATCCAGCTCAGCGAAGGCGGCAAGGTCCGGTCACTCCGTAAGGGCGAGGCGCTGGTCAAGAGCGTCGTCAACAAGGGAATCGGCGGCGATATCCGGGCCGCCTCCAAGGTACTCGACATCGCAGCCATCCAGGGCTCCGTGGCGGCTGTCATGCAGGCACCGATGACGGCCGAAGACTGGGAGGCGATCGCAGAGTTCATGGACCGCGTGCGAAGCGCCCCGTCGGTCGATGCGGTCATCGAAGCGCTGAAAGAGACCGACGCATGA
- the terL gene encoding phage terminase large subunit has translation MNVLDFRDLILRQDLTAFIHRTFRTVSPGTYLPNWHVEVLAWHLREVMAGRLLRLVITLPPRSTKSIAASVAFPAFLLGHNPGQRIICVSYSDDLARMFGRQCRQIMTAGWYRSVFPGTVLDARKISELEMATTARGGRFTTSIGGTLTGRGANVIIIDDPLNATNAGSEAERNRANSWFDESVMSRLDDKSTGAIIVVQQRLHEEDLAGHLLAKGGFHHLCLPAIAVEDETWTLGMGRVHRRSVGQALHPERDGLNALAALREQMGSMLFSAQYQQQPVPPDGNLFRREWIRQSPPSEFDGADRIFHSWDVASSTNLRADCSVCTRWRLEPNERYRLLEVVRGRWEYPELMARATRMAAADSPEMILIEDANSGTALLQSMREAHVFNVLGIKPKLDKAARASKATAEFETGRVLLPNDAIWLPDLLHELLGFPHGRYDDQVDSISQFLLWAAERRAVPAIPVVGPGGRRQESPWGIGGSLW, from the coding sequence ATGAACGTCCTCGACTTTCGCGACCTGATCCTGCGCCAGGACTTGACCGCCTTCATCCACCGTACGTTCCGAACGGTATCGCCGGGAACGTACCTGCCAAACTGGCACGTCGAGGTCCTGGCCTGGCATCTCCGTGAGGTGATGGCGGGGCGCCTCCTGCGTCTGGTCATCACCCTGCCGCCACGCTCTACCAAGTCGATCGCGGCATCGGTTGCGTTCCCGGCCTTCCTCCTGGGGCACAATCCCGGCCAGCGCATTATCTGCGTCAGCTATTCGGACGATCTCGCGCGCATGTTCGGGCGACAGTGCCGCCAGATCATGACGGCTGGTTGGTACCGCTCGGTGTTTCCCGGCACCGTGCTGGACGCGCGGAAGATCTCGGAACTCGAGATGGCAACAACCGCGCGAGGTGGGCGGTTCACGACCTCGATCGGCGGCACGCTGACGGGCCGCGGTGCCAATGTCATCATCATCGATGACCCGCTGAACGCCACTAATGCCGGCTCGGAGGCCGAGCGCAACCGTGCCAATAGCTGGTTCGACGAGAGCGTCATGAGCCGGCTGGACGATAAGTCGACCGGGGCCATCATCGTGGTGCAGCAACGGCTGCATGAAGAGGACCTGGCCGGGCACCTCCTGGCAAAGGGAGGTTTCCACCACCTCTGCCTGCCGGCAATCGCCGTCGAGGACGAGACCTGGACGCTCGGCATGGGGCGAGTCCATCGCAGGTCGGTTGGCCAGGCCCTCCACCCGGAGCGCGACGGTCTGAATGCGCTGGCAGCCCTGCGGGAGCAGATGGGCAGCATGCTGTTCTCGGCCCAGTACCAGCAGCAACCGGTGCCGCCCGACGGCAACCTGTTCCGTCGGGAATGGATCCGGCAGTCCCCGCCGAGTGAGTTCGACGGCGCGGACCGCATCTTCCACAGCTGGGATGTAGCGTCGTCGACCAACCTGCGGGCCGATTGCTCCGTTTGCACCCGTTGGCGCTTGGAGCCCAACGAACGCTACAGGCTATTGGAAGTCGTCCGCGGTCGGTGGGAGTACCCCGAGCTGATGGCCCGGGCGACACGGATGGCAGCGGCCGATTCGCCCGAGATGATCCTGATCGAGGACGCGAATAGCGGCACGGCGTTGCTGCAGTCCATGCGCGAGGCGCACGTTTTTAACGTCTTGGGCATCAAGCCAAAGCTGGACAAGGCAGCGCGCGCCAGCAAGGCCACGGCCGAGTTCGAGACGGGCCGGGTACTGTTGCCGAATGATGCGATATGGCTCCCCGATCTGCTGCATGAGCTGCTTGGGTTCCCCCATGGCCGCTATGACGACCAAGTCGACAGCATCAGCCAGTTTTTGTTGTGGGCGGCGGAGCGGCGGGCGGTCCCAGCTATTCCCGTTGTCGGCCCGGGTGGCCGCAGGCAGGAGAGCCCGTGGGGCATCGGCGGCAGTTTATGGTGA
- a CDS encoding LEM-3-like GIY-YIG domain-containing protein yields MAVDNESQEFRGIAELDPADVFTDEISDRLGAYVYRLDDPRDGATFYVGKGRGNRVFQHQRMAAGGDPGLRYDRIRAIRAAGLEPRISIHRHGLSDETAHEVEAALIDAYGTGQLVNLVSGHGADRGMMGVLDIRAAYGATPADIRVPAILIKIEQQWHAGLTDDQLYERTRRYWACRPERRPVPPTHALAVARGVIREAYEIAYWEEYADTRQEVLDPSRVVVADRAAPVITARRGFIGKPVTNEVLRGALVGHSVRHVRFGSGNPIAYVGCGKPLAEARP; encoded by the coding sequence TTGGCTGTAGACAATGAGTCACAGGAGTTTCGGGGTATCGCGGAGTTGGATCCGGCAGACGTCTTTACCGACGAGATCTCGGACCGGCTGGGCGCTTACGTCTATCGCCTGGACGATCCGCGGGACGGCGCGACCTTCTATGTCGGCAAGGGCCGCGGGAATCGCGTCTTCCAGCATCAGCGCATGGCCGCCGGCGGTGATCCCGGTCTGCGCTATGATCGGATCCGGGCAATCCGGGCGGCCGGGTTGGAACCCCGCATATCCATCCATCGCCACGGCCTGAGTGATGAGACCGCCCATGAGGTGGAAGCGGCACTGATCGACGCCTACGGCACCGGCCAGCTGGTGAACCTGGTCAGTGGCCATGGAGCCGACCGCGGGATGATGGGCGTCCTGGATATCCGGGCGGCGTATGGCGCGACGCCCGCCGACATCCGCGTACCGGCCATCCTGATCAAGATCGAACAGCAGTGGCACGCCGGCCTGACAGATGACCAACTCTACGAGCGGACACGGCGCTATTGGGCCTGCCGGCCGGAGCGGCGTCCAGTGCCGCCAACCCATGCGCTCGCAGTCGCCCGCGGGGTCATCCGCGAAGCCTATGAGATCGCGTATTGGGAAGAATATGCAGATACGCGCCAGGAGGTCCTCGACCCAAGCCGGGTCGTCGTCGCTGATCGCGCCGCGCCGGTCATCACCGCCCGCCGTGGATTCATCGGCAAGCCCGTCACGAATGAGGTCCTCCGCGGCGCCCTGGTGGGCCATAGTGTGCGGCACGTCCGTTTCGGCAGCGGCAACCCGATCGCCTATGTTGGCTGCGGCAAGCCGCTAGCCGAAGCCCGGCCTTGA
- a CDS encoding helix-turn-helix domain-containing protein, with protein sequence MEVRRRVGLNLKRLRIEKGLSQEEFAFRSGIHRTYISGVERGIRNPTVTILEKIAIGLGVPAGRLLDD encoded by the coding sequence GTGGAAGTTCGGCGCCGGGTCGGTCTCAACCTCAAGCGGCTGCGCATCGAGAAGGGCCTCTCGCAAGAGGAGTTCGCCTTCCGGAGCGGCATTCACCGCACCTACATCAGCGGCGTCGAGCGGGGCATCCGCAATCCGACGGTCACTATCCTGGAGAAGATCGCAATCGGCCTCGGCGTGCCGGCGGGGCGCCTGCTGGACGACTAG
- a CDS encoding Ig-like domain-containing protein, whose amino-acid sequence MAFGSSFQLASLDGTNGLALNGDGSISYSGRSVSAAGDVNGDGIGDVIIGADHDEPHGIGSGASYVVFGSTAGFTTPINLTALDGNNGFVVNGVTAYDYSGHSVSAAGDVNGDGIDDFIIGASGASPNSFASGASYVVFGQSTPYAAVVELSDIDGNNGFVVNGLSNNTNAGYSVSNAGDINGDGVDDVLVGSFNVAGSAGTTYVVFGNSSTPFSAAIEVTDINGVNGFALTGVSGSASGFSVSAAGDVDGDGIDDLIIGAYSLDTNGETSGGAYVVFGSSLGFTSSISLTTLDGSNGFALLGTTAGDQAGWSVSGAGDVNDDGLADVVVGAPGAGPNGAASGQSYVVFGSSAGFAATIQLSALNGSNGFALNGGTSGDAAGEAVSDAGDVNGDGIDDLLIGAWKQDGTATDAGAGYVVYGHSGPFDAAIDLTSLDGKDGFILFGITASDFAGSSVSAAGDFNGDNLADLIIGAEGADPNSTDRSGTSYVVFGQSPRLHLRHPAARFAAPPPPPPPPNAAPVAGDDAFVVEEDDSLRVGAPGLLGNDGDADGDPLAVAGLVGGPSHGTLDWDDDGSFVYKPTAGYVGKDSFVYLLGDGKGASDTGTVDITVRPDIPEHYPVTGGPGAEFLSGAYQADTIQGFGGNDTIEGDNGRDLLNGNDGDDTVLGEGDDDVVQGGQGNDLVDGGFGSDWVLGERGDDTVHGGGGNDWVWGGQGNDPVFGDAGDDVIHGDRGNDTLTGGQGADQFRFADSSGMDRVADYELFAGDIIRLEVGPDGLLNGIALVTFEDILARLVDGPDGVFLDLGDGNGVTIAGIFKNQLSADDFSIV is encoded by the coding sequence ATGGCATTCGGCTCATCATTCCAGTTGGCGTCTCTCGACGGCACCAACGGGCTGGCCCTGAACGGCGACGGATCGATCAGCTACAGCGGCCGCTCCGTTAGCGCCGCCGGCGACGTGAACGGCGACGGTATCGGCGACGTCATCATCGGCGCCGACCACGACGAGCCGCACGGCATCGGCTCCGGCGCCAGCTATGTAGTCTTCGGCAGCACGGCAGGCTTCACCACACCGATCAACCTTACGGCGCTCGACGGCAACAACGGCTTCGTCGTCAACGGCGTAACGGCATACGACTACAGCGGGCATTCGGTCAGCGCCGCGGGCGATGTCAATGGTGACGGCATCGACGATTTCATCATCGGTGCAAGCGGCGCGTCGCCGAACAGCTTTGCCAGTGGCGCCAGCTATGTGGTGTTCGGCCAGTCGACGCCTTACGCAGCGGTCGTCGAGCTGTCGGACATCGACGGGAACAACGGCTTTGTAGTCAACGGACTTAGCAACAACACCAATGCCGGCTATTCCGTCAGCAATGCCGGCGACATCAACGGTGACGGTGTAGACGACGTGCTGGTCGGCTCGTTCAATGTCGCGGGTTCGGCCGGCACTACCTATGTCGTGTTCGGCAACAGCAGCACACCATTCTCCGCCGCAATCGAAGTCACCGACATCAATGGCGTCAACGGCTTTGCATTGACGGGCGTGTCGGGAAGCGCCAGCGGCTTCTCTGTCAGTGCGGCCGGCGACGTGGACGGCGACGGCATCGACGACCTTATCATCGGTGCCTACAGCCTCGACACGAACGGGGAGACCTCCGGCGGTGCCTACGTCGTGTTCGGCAGCTCGCTCGGGTTCACCTCCTCGATCAGCCTGACGACGCTGGACGGCAGCAACGGCTTCGCCCTGCTCGGCACCACGGCCGGCGACCAAGCCGGCTGGTCGGTGAGCGGCGCCGGCGACGTGAACGACGATGGCCTCGCCGATGTCGTCGTCGGCGCGCCAGGCGCCGGCCCCAACGGAGCGGCCTCCGGACAAAGCTACGTGGTATTCGGCAGTTCGGCCGGGTTCGCCGCGACCATTCAACTGTCGGCCTTGAACGGCAGCAACGGCTTCGCCCTGAACGGCGGCACGAGCGGCGACGCTGCCGGCGAGGCCGTCAGCGACGCCGGCGACGTGAATGGAGATGGCATCGACGACCTGCTTATCGGTGCCTGGAAGCAGGACGGAACCGCCACCGACGCCGGGGCGGGATACGTGGTCTACGGGCACAGCGGCCCCTTCGATGCGGCCATCGACCTGACGTCGCTTGATGGCAAGGACGGCTTCATCCTGTTCGGCATCACAGCGAGCGACTTTGCCGGCAGCAGCGTCAGCGCGGCCGGGGACTTCAATGGCGACAATCTGGCCGACCTGATCATCGGCGCGGAGGGGGCCGATCCCAACTCGACTGACCGGTCCGGTACCAGCTACGTGGTGTTTGGCCAGTCGCCCCGCCTCCACCTCCGCCACCCCGCCGCCAGGTTCGCCGCCCCTCCACCTCCTCCGCCACCGCCCAACGCAGCACCCGTCGCCGGGGACGATGCCTTCGTCGTAGAGGAGGACGATTCGCTGCGGGTCGGCGCGCCCGGCCTGCTTGGCAACGACGGCGATGCGGATGGCGACCCGCTGGCCGTGGCCGGCCTAGTCGGCGGCCCGTCGCACGGCACGCTCGACTGGGACGATGACGGCAGCTTCGTCTACAAGCCGACGGCCGGCTACGTCGGCAAAGATTCTTTCGTCTATCTTCTGGGCGACGGCAAGGGTGCCAGCGACACCGGCACCGTCGACATCACCGTCCGGCCGGACATCCCCGAGCACTATCCCGTTACCGGCGGCCCGGGGGCGGAGTTCCTGTCCGGCGCCTACCAGGCCGATACGATCCAGGGCTTCGGCGGCAACGACACCATCGAGGGCGACAATGGCCGCGACCTGCTGAACGGCAATGACGGCGACGACACCGTGCTCGGCGAAGGTGACGACGACGTCGTCCAGGGCGGCCAGGGCAACGACCTGGTGGATGGCGGCTTCGGCAGCGACTGGGTCCTGGGCGAGCGTGGCGATGACACCGTCCATGGCGGCGGCGGCAACGACTGGGTCTGGGGCGGCCAGGGCAATGACCCGGTCTTCGGCGATGCCGGCGACGACGTCATCCATGGCGACCGCGGCAACGATACGCTGACCGGCGGCCAGGGTGCCGACCAGTTCCGCTTCGCCGACAGCAGCGGCATGGACCGGGTGGCCGACTACGAGCTCTTCGCCGGCGACATCATCCGGCTGGAGGTCGGCCCCGACGGGCTGCTGAACGGTATCGCGTTGGTCACCTTCGAGGATATCCTGGCCCGCTTGGTGGACGGCCCCGACGGAGTCTTCCTCGACCTCGGCGACGGCAACGGCGTCACCATCGCCGGGATATTCAAGAATCAGCTATCCGCCGACGACTTCTCCATCGTCTGA
- a CDS encoding DUF3489 domain-containing protein gives MAKQQNVSKAAKRAPSGTVARGVVAKKRATPSMETTSPAPEDTKGDPSAAPQEAPTSEPTNPARREGTKRAMLVSLLQKPDGATVAALGEALGWQAHTVRAALTGLRKAGFNLDKQKGDTGSIYSLPA, from the coding sequence ATGGCAAAGCAGCAGAACGTGAGCAAGGCAGCGAAGCGTGCACCGTCGGGCACGGTGGCGCGCGGCGTGGTGGCGAAGAAGCGCGCGACGCCGAGTATGGAGACCACCAGCCCGGCGCCAGAGGATACGAAGGGCGACCCGTCTGCGGCCCCGCAGGAGGCGCCGACGTCCGAGCCCACCAATCCGGCGCGGCGAGAAGGCACCAAGCGTGCAATGCTGGTCAGCCTCCTGCAGAAACCCGACGGGGCGACGGTCGCGGCGCTGGGCGAGGCGCTCGGCTGGCAGGCGCACACGGTCCGGGCCGCCCTCACCGGCTTGCGCAAGGCGGGCTTCAACCTCGACAAGCAAAAGGGCGACACCGGCTCGATCTACAGCCTGCCGGCCTGA
- a CDS encoding DUF2924 domain-containing protein translates to MRRSRQSSVDGELEAALRRLQTLDAEALRHEWQRLYGNKAPRLGINLLRGAVAHRLREQAHGGLSPALRRRLREALETGGKTAGSPSLKPGTRLIREWNAVTHEVLVINDGFVWRGQRYASLTAIAREITGTHWSGPRFFGLVRGKGGSRG, encoded by the coding sequence ATGCGCCGATCACGCCAATCGTCGGTCGATGGCGAACTGGAGGCGGCCCTGCGCCGCCTCCAGACGCTGGACGCCGAGGCCCTGCGCCACGAGTGGCAACGCCTCTACGGCAACAAGGCACCGCGCCTGGGGATCAACTTGCTGCGTGGGGCCGTTGCCCATCGCTTGCGCGAACAGGCGCATGGCGGTCTCTCCCCTGCTCTGCGCCGCCGGCTTCGCGAGGCGCTGGAAACCGGTGGGAAGACCGCCGGCTCGCCCAGCCTGAAGCCTGGCACTCGGCTGATCCGGGAATGGAATGCCGTGACCCACGAGGTCCTGGTGATCAACGATGGCTTCGTATGGCGAGGCCAGCGTTATGCATCCCTCACCGCGATCGCACGGGAGATCACCGGCACCCACTGGTCCGGCCCGCGGTTCTTCGGGCTGGTGCGTGGGAAGGGAGGCAGCCGTGGCTGA
- a CDS encoding recombinase family protein produces MADRRVLRCAVYTRKSSEEGLEQEFNSLDAQREACEAYIRSQRHEGWTLMPARYDDGGFSGGTLERPGVQRLLADITSRRLDVIVVYKVDRLTRSLADFARLVEVFDAAGVSFVSVTQQFNTTTSMGRLTLNVLLSFAQFEREVTGERIRDKIAASKRKGLWMGGVPMLGYRPNGRTLEIEPNEAETVRTLFTLYAELGSVPLLKTEADRRGIVSKRWTTPQGRTSGGVSMSRGALYYLLSNPIYIGRIMHKGESHPGQHAPIIDQMLWDQVQAQLATKPRDRRPRVTGQSMLVGKLYDADGNRMTPSHAQKGGKRYRYYVSVKAEGDRSSGWRLPAQEIEGIVVRTLLRAFEAPHELVAQLQGGRPDVAALDRSVGVAAIFRAVLVGREPDVASALVRGLIGRVTIDLEKVVLQLDANLLSARFGLAQAAIDQESPFLLTAAIEIRRRGVEMRLTIPDERPRLPSRHDPALIKAVARGHAWFAELASGVVSSIAAIASREGITARYVSRLLPLAFLDPSTVEAILDGRQPTELTAEALTRCSDLDDELCRSATVA; encoded by the coding sequence GTGGCTGACCGCCGGGTTCTGCGCTGCGCCGTCTACACCCGCAAGTCCTCCGAGGAGGGGCTGGAGCAGGAGTTCAACTCGCTCGACGCCCAGCGCGAGGCCTGCGAGGCCTACATCCGCAGCCAGCGGCATGAGGGCTGGACGCTCATGCCGGCCCGCTACGACGACGGTGGCTTCTCGGGTGGTACCCTGGAGCGGCCCGGGGTGCAGCGGCTCCTGGCCGACATCACATCGCGGCGCCTCGACGTGATCGTAGTCTACAAGGTCGACCGGCTGACGCGGTCGCTTGCCGACTTCGCCCGGTTGGTCGAGGTGTTCGACGCGGCCGGGGTCTCGTTCGTTTCTGTCACCCAGCAGTTCAACACGACCACCTCGATGGGGCGGCTGACCCTAAACGTGCTGCTCTCCTTCGCCCAGTTCGAGCGCGAGGTCACCGGCGAGCGCATCCGCGACAAGATCGCCGCCTCCAAGCGCAAGGGCCTATGGATGGGCGGTGTCCCAATGTTGGGCTATCGCCCCAACGGCAGGACGCTGGAGATCGAGCCAAACGAGGCGGAGACGGTACGGACCCTCTTTACCCTCTATGCCGAGCTCGGCAGCGTGCCGCTGCTGAAGACGGAGGCCGATCGGCGCGGGATCGTCTCCAAGCGTTGGACCACGCCGCAGGGCCGCACTTCCGGTGGGGTATCGATGTCACGGGGCGCGCTCTACTACCTCCTCAGCAACCCGATCTATATCGGCCGGATCATGCACAAGGGCGAGAGCCACCCCGGTCAGCATGCGCCGATCATCGACCAGATGCTGTGGGATCAGGTCCAGGCTCAACTAGCGACGAAGCCGCGGGATCGCCGGCCGCGGGTTACCGGACAGAGCATGCTGGTCGGTAAGCTCTACGACGCCGACGGTAACCGCATGACGCCGTCGCATGCGCAGAAGGGCGGGAAGCGGTATCGCTACTATGTTTCGGTGAAAGCCGAGGGTGACCGGTCTTCGGGCTGGCGGCTGCCGGCGCAGGAGATTGAAGGCATCGTGGTTCGCACGCTGTTGCGTGCATTCGAAGCTCCGCACGAGCTGGTCGCACAGCTCCAGGGCGGGCGTCCAGATGTGGCTGCCCTCGATCGGTCGGTGGGCGTTGCCGCCATCTTCCGAGCCGTGCTGGTGGGACGCGAGCCCGACGTCGCATCCGCCCTCGTTCGCGGGCTGATAGGCCGGGTGACTATTGATCTTGAGAAGGTCGTCCTGCAACTTGATGCGAACCTGCTATCCGCCCGCTTCGGATTGGCCCAGGCCGCAATCGATCAAGAGAGCCCATTTCTGCTGACCGCGGCCATAGAGATACGGCGACGCGGAGTGGAGATGCGCCTGACCATCCCCGATGAAAGGCCTCGTTTGCCGAGCCGGCACGACCCTGCCCTGATCAAGGCGGTGGCCCGGGGCCATGCTTGGTTCGCAGAACTGGCCAGCGGGGTAGTCTCGTCGATCGCTGCGATCGCCTCCCGCGAGGGCATCACGGCGCGCTACGTGAGCCGGCTGCTGCCACTCGCATTCCTTGATCCCAGCACCGTGGAAGCCATTCTAGACGGGCGGCAGCCGACCGAATTGACGGCGGAGGCGCTAACGCGATGCAGCGACCTCGATGATGAGCTTTGCAGATCCGCGACTGTTGCCTGA
- a CDS encoding amidase, with protein sequence MSDDLLFLPATRAAAMIRRGALSPVAYVQTVLDAIDRAQPAINAYVGTCRDEAMAAARAAEAAVAAGAPLGPLHGVPVSIKDLIDVAGQRTTHGSHVHAENVARADSIAVARLKAAGAIVVGKTTTPEFGHKGITTSPLTGITRNPWNLERTPGGSSGGASAAVAAGLAPLALGTDGAGSIRGPSASAGIVGLKPTRGAIPHEAAGDVFLNQSFAGPMTRTVADATVMFAAMLGPDARDPWSLGGGPAALPPDLQGPRLDGVRIGYVARMANPVVDPEVEARTLDMLAALRDLGAEVEAVPDGIDWAEPEGRIIYQTGIAASVAPLRERWGNRLDPSMVAFADWGMEYSLLDRIGAERARSRLYQTVQALFGRYRFLVSPTTACTALAADFDATKPVTIAGRECGITRQSWTAYQYPFNLTGNPAMSIPSGFASDGLPTGFQIIGPWWSDFAVLRLATLLEQARPWADRRPPAR encoded by the coding sequence ATGTCCGACGACCTGCTGTTCCTGCCCGCGACGCGCGCGGCGGCGATGATCCGCCGTGGCGCGCTGTCGCCCGTGGCCTATGTCCAGACCGTGCTGGACGCGATCGACCGGGCGCAGCCGGCGATCAACGCCTATGTCGGCACCTGCCGCGACGAGGCGATGGCCGCGGCCCGGGCGGCCGAGGCCGCGGTCGCCGCCGGTGCGCCGCTCGGGCCGCTGCATGGCGTGCCCGTCTCGATCAAGGACCTGATCGACGTCGCCGGCCAGCGCACGACGCACGGCTCGCACGTCCATGCCGAGAACGTCGCGCGGGCCGATTCGATCGCGGTCGCGCGCCTCAAGGCGGCGGGCGCCATCGTCGTCGGCAAGACCACGACGCCGGAATTCGGCCACAAGGGCATCACCACCAGCCCGCTGACCGGCATCACCCGCAATCCGTGGAACCTGGAGCGGACGCCGGGCGGGTCGAGCGGGGGGGCGTCGGCGGCGGTGGCCGCCGGCCTGGCGCCGCTGGCGCTCGGCACCGATGGCGCGGGCTCGATCCGCGGGCCGTCCGCCAGCGCCGGCATCGTCGGGTTGAAGCCGACGCGCGGCGCCATCCCCCACGAGGCGGCGGGCGATGTCTTCCTCAACCAGTCCTTCGCCGGGCCGATGACGCGCACGGTGGCCGACGCCACCGTCATGTTCGCGGCCATGCTGGGGCCAGACGCGCGCGACCCGTGGAGCCTGGGCGGCGGCCCGGCGGCGCTGCCGCCCGACCTGCAGGGGCCGCGGCTGGACGGCGTGCGCATCGGCTATGTCGCGCGCATGGCCAACCCGGTCGTCGATCCCGAGGTCGAGGCCCGCACGCTGGACATGCTGGCAGCCCTGCGCGACCTGGGGGCCGAGGTCGAGGCGGTGCCGGACGGCATCGACTGGGCCGAACCCGAGGGGCGGATCATCTACCAGACCGGCATCGCGGCCTCCGTCGCCCCCTTGCGGGAGCGCTGGGGCAACCGGCTCGATCCCAGCATGGTGGCGTTCGCCGACTGGGGCATGGAATACAGCCTGCTCGACCGGATCGGTGCGGAGCGGGCGCGCTCGCGCCTCTACCAGACCGTGCAGGCGCTGTTCGGCCGCTATCGCTTCCTGGTTTCGCCGACGACGGCCTGCACCGCCCTGGCGGCCGATTTCGACGCGACCAAGCCCGTCACCATCGCCGGCCGCGAATGTGGCATCACCCGCCAGAGTTGGACCGCCTACCAGTACCCCTTCAACCTGACCGGCAACCCGGCCATGTCGATCCCCAGCGGCTTTGCCAGCGACGGCCTGCCGACGGGCTTCCAGATCATCGGGCCATGGTGGAGCGACTTTGCCGTCCTGCGCCTGGCGACCCTGCTGGAGCAGGCGCGGCCCTGGGCCGACCGCCGCCCGCCCGCCCGCTGA